In a genomic window of Nitrospirota bacterium:
- a CDS encoding DUF433 domain-containing protein translates to MPVAQRIKAKHPYIISLKTHCGGSPVIAGTKFPVRSIVFYILRQGMTPEELVKEFSHLTLPQVYDALSYYYENREKIDEELSVSESDLKKQATSC, encoded by the coding sequence CCAAACATCCATATATCATTTCACTTAAAACCCATTGTGGGGGAAGTCCTGTAATTGCTGGCACTAAGTTCCCAGTGCGGTCAATAGTGTTTTATATCTTGAGACAAGGCATGACACCAGAAGAACTTGTAAAAGAATTTTCACATCTTACCCTTCCACAGGTATATGACGCCCTTTCTTACTATTACGAAAACAGAGAAAAGATAGACGAAGAGTTATCCGTGAGTGAAAGTGATTTAAAGAAACAGGCAACATCCTGCTAA